The segment AAACAACTAGAAAAACAATACGACTTAAAACCATGATTTGACAGCAGAAGTCAGAATGTGGTATGTATGAGTGGTTTAAGGATTAAAACTACTCATGTTTCTATATAGGTTGATTCTTAATTTCTCTATCTACCTTTTAAGCATATACTAATCCAAGCTTTGCATGCTATCAAGTACCACAAGAACAGAAAGGAAAAGGGAAGTCAGCTTTATTTGAACCTTCTGCTATATTCAGTATTAAGACATTAAATACTACCAATGGGAATGAATTAATATATCTATGCCATCTAAAAATCATTATATAAACAATGCATCAAGACTAGAAATAATCATACCTGGAACTATGCCAGCCGTCAGTGGAGCATCCAGTGAGGTCTGAATCGTCACATTGTGGACCTTTACATCGCTGgaccaaaaaaaaatagtactcAATGCAACTAATATTACCCAAACCAAATCTCATGCACACAACTAAGTTAATGAAAATGCACCTGCAGTACACTGGATGTATGCTCCAGGCTGGCGAATTTAAGAATGTCAAGTTTGAGATCACAATTTCTTCAGAATATAAAAACTCCACAAGATGAGGGCGACTATAATTCAGTTCATGGGAGCGAAGCAAATCCCACCATACTGAGCCCTGGCCATCGATAACTCCATTGTTCCCTGGAATGAGTGAATGAGGCATGCAATGGTCATTTAAAGATTAAAAAGCATATGCAAAATAGTACAACCTGTATATGTGATAGAAGAAAGTAGTTACCAGTAATAACAACATCAGTTAAATTGTATCCATTTATTAAGCTGTGATGTCTAGGACCAGGAAGGTCTAGTCCTTGGCCATAAGATGGCAAAGGTTCCACGATCGGCCATTGTGATGAATCCTACAatgagaaagaaaacaaaaaaatgatattaATGTCGGTTACctaaatatttaacaaaaacAGAAATTTTCGTATgtgaagagcttggcattgttttctaaaaactatatatatatatatatatatatatatatatatatatatatagatcaaGTACAATGAGAAGTGTCAGAACTTTTTTTTAGAATGCACAACAAAAAAAGGCACAGCATGCAAGGAATTTACGAATAACGACAGAGACGCAAGAGCAATCCACGTGGCAATACATGAGCAGCATCTTTATTAGCACACGATTTAAAGAACTAAGCTTGGCTTCAAAACTATGCAAAAGGAAATTGTCTCTTTTTAGCTACCTCCCTCAGCAACAGCTATGTTCCACCTTCCAAACACCCACTTTCTACAGGAAAAACAGACATAAGCAACTAGAAGCCTCAGCCTGAACAAATTTGAACCCTACTATGGGGATATCTGCATAGGATGTCCTTGCTATTCAAAGCAATAACAAATAGCACGAAAGATCGCGTCCAAATCCATGGCATGTGGCTTACCTTACACATACCAAAATCACTACTTCATCAGGTATATCCAACAACCATATCCGAACAAACTGAAATGATCTGATCGGCGATACCAATCCTAACCACTAACAATTCAGCAAATGCAGCTTGAAAAGGATAGGCATCCTCACATACATGCAACCAGAACCCATATCAATGTGGCACACACCTTAACACTTGTAATGCCAATGCAAACAGAATATCTGTAACTACTACGTTAACAACCCGTGACAGGAAACGAAATTGCAACCAAACTAATGTCATTGCCATTACCTTTGCGCCGATGATAACAGCTCCTTTCTCCAGGTAGAGGGTGAGGTGGCTGGTGAGGTTGAAGCTGCCGGTGAGCCACCGGCCCTTGGGGACGTACAGCTGCGCGCCGCCCTTGTCGGCGAAGGAGCGGACATAGAAGACGGCGTTCTGGAAGGCCACCGTGTTCAGGGTAttgccgtcgccgacggcgccGAACTCGGTGATGGTGACGCTGTGAGGCCGCAGCCCCGGCGGCGCCTGGTCCCGCAGCCGCCGCACATCGCCGCGGACCGAGCCGAGAGCGGCGGCCAGCACCAATGCCAAGACAACCTGAAGAACACCATTGCCATGGCCACAGCAAGAATTAGCAACTCATTACACAAACACAATACTTCAATCTTTTCGAATCATAGCTCTAATATTTTGCTCAAACAAAGCACACCGCAAGCACATACTCGTGGCGCACGCATCAAGAACCGCGAGAAATCGCATCTTCGTTCACAAGATCTCAGCGGGAGCGATCAGGGAGCAAGAAAAGGGCGCGCCATTCGCTGACCAAGATCCCCAATCGGGCACGGATCGCACGGGAGGCCACTAGACAGCCGGAACCAAAATCAAGAACTCATGCGCCTCACGCGCATAAAGCAGCAAACGAGAATCCAAGAGCCACCCATTTAGGAGCAAGCCACGGAGAGCAAGAAAAGCGCATCCTTTAATGGCAAAAAAAATCGagcgagagaaagagagagaaaatcacCACGCAAGTGATTCAATCGAATCACGGGAGAAAACGTACTTACTAGCCTCTTCATGAGTCCCCTCTTCGCcgcgagagagggagagggaggcgaaGCAGCGGCGATCCTAAGCACACCGCCACTTGCAGACGAACAGACGGCGGAAAAATGAGATTTTTCTGGCCAAAATTGTTGGGATTTTGGGAGAAACGGATGAGAAGAGGAGCAGCcggctgctgcagcagcagcgaggGGAGGAGAAGCTGCCGGATGTGCTTACAAAGACCTGCTGTCCTTGCTACTGCTAAGTAGTAATGACACTCTGGTTCTGGTTCAGTCTCTGTGGCTTCTCCACTAATTCTTCCCCTCGTGTAGTTAATCATACAAGAAGAAACAAAttaaaagggaaaagaaaaatggaatGAGGTAAAGGAAAAATATTGGGGTAGGAATGAGCTggcatttccttttttttgtttgaggAAAAAATGAGTTGGCATTTTCAATTATGGCTTTGATTGGTTGCTCAAAAGGATAGGGATCCAAAGGAAAAggaaattcaaattggattagaGGTTGAAAGGGAGAAATGAGGggatttttaatttaatttaaaaaaattggtgtAGTGTAGTAGTTGTATTTGGTCTGTGGCGAGTTGTCACTTGGCAAGTTGGCAGGGAAGGAGGATATGAGAGCCGTTGGTCATTGAGCACGAGATGAAagcgaaaaaaaaaagcatgggGCAATTTGTGAGGTGTTTGCCCCTTTGAGCAGAAAGGTTAGTGAGTTATTGCTATTTCACTTTGGGAGAATGTGATGCTGCTTTCTATTtcaaacaaaatgaaaataagATCAGCTTTGCTCCCCTTCTGAATGAATTGTCATACTGTTGTATTGAATAGATATATAAAAAGAGAAATCAAAATGCAATTCTTATCTTATTAATTGCTATTCAGGTGTGTGTTACAGATATACGCATGTGGGGGTGTTTATTTAAATTAGTTTCATTTCATAAAAACAACCGATTTATCATTCCATATGAAATAGGGGAAGCATACACCAATTAAAGTTACTGAATCCCTGAAGAAATACTTATAGCAAAGTTGACGCTCTCTTGGGTGCCACTACCCACGTAAGTGAGCGTCGTTCATATTTAACATTATCCTAGCTCCATCATTTACCTCAGTTTTGATCCCAAACACGATATTTGTGCAACAATGAAACTTAAACTTGATTATTGCTTGGGGCTGAGCGCTTACTGGGATAACAGAGGCTATATGAGGTAAGTTTTGTTTTTTAGGCAATTTGATCGATCCAAATCTAAAAAGAATAGAGATTCACTTTtatctaattaaattaaaaaataaactaaatactCATTAGATACCCGCTTACATCCTTAAGAGACTATCATCCAACACCATACTTGTTCGGACTCAACCTGATGCATGCCTCCTCCTTAAGGAGctgattggttgctcgtatggGGTGATCATTGGTAGATGTGTATAATctcaatgagatatgtgtttgatTACTCGTATTTACAGTTATTATCTGACTCAGTGAATACAAATGTATATCTTCAACCTGACTCAAGAGAGAAACTCGATTCGAGCTTCACTCCGTAGCCTAGCACGAGCTTTCCTTCTCAGGCTGACTCGACAGATGCAGACTCCTGTAGTCGTTTATACATACAAGCTCACTTATTAGTGTCACGAAATCATCTACATGTAAGCagccaatcacaatctcaactcttgtatCCGCTCATGTAACctcagattcaatcaaccaaacaaaaactcagTTCAATCTGTTCGAACAGATACAACCAAACATTTTTCTCCCAATAACCTACATATATAATCCATACGAACAACCAATCATatcctataaaaaaaaatatgtaaaatttCACTAACAATAACATCCCCAGGATAGAAATAGAAACATAGAGCTCGTTTGGTTTGAACCCTGAATCTGGCAGCAAATCCAGACCTGCCTGGATCTGACGAGTACTCAAACCAAAAGGCCCAGAATGCAGGTCTTAGTGCAGGCAAGGCTGTAAACTTGGAGCGGACCCACAAGGCAGCTGGGCCAATCATGGTGGCAGGTGGGACTGTGGGTCCATGCGCTGTATGAAGAATACGACtcgttggatgctttggagtttggagttgcatcatggtcGTTTGGATTTAACCAACACAATTTTCCATTTGAAACCATGTTGAGAATGTACTCCATACATCCGTAGACACTTGAGTTTCTGCTTGCAAATTATTGAGAATGTTGATTAATTAATGCAAATTATTGTAACTGTTGACTCATTACACTGTTCAAACAGTGATTCTCTGCATTAATCACAATTAAGGCAGAGGATCCGGGTCCAGCACCAATGGGCATTGACTTGTGCTGAAATTTGGTGAGAAAATTAAAAACGTACATTTAAGTCTTATTTAGCATAGCTTCATGTCAGATATAAAGTTTATAcattaaaataaaatgatttaaacctctatttatagtttaaaatagaaataaaataactCGCATAGTCCATGATTTTTTAAAGCTAGAAATACCTAGCTATGCACATGTCCAAGCCTCCATTTCTTCTGTCACGAAAAATACCTATGTTTGAACTTCTTATACTTTCCATGgaaaataatttataatattatagttTAGATACGTTTTATAGATTTTGTGAGGACTATGTGTTAGATACGTTTATAATATTATAGTTTATAACCTTTTGTGATGAGATTACACAGACACAGGAGAAGAGAGCCAGGCTAGCATAGCATAGCAATTCGATTCGGCGGGCATAATTGACCCGACTGATATGCACTCCGCCATCCCCTCAGCCACAGACAACGTGGACCCACAAGGCTACTCGTGGATCCAGACCCCATGTGTCGGCTTGCAAGTGATAGCTCCACTTGCAGTGGCTCCAGCTCCACCGCGATCACGTCATGTCCCCCCACGGACCCACACGCGAACAGCTATGTGCTCCAGGCACGTGGCTCGGGCTCGAGGGACGGGTATCCTCGGTGGGGCCCGGCTCCGACGTGTCCCTCGTGAGGTTCACACTTGTCATCTCATGCGACACTAGGCACTCCGGTTTGTGTTAAAATCAGTTGAATTGGAGATCATAACCTCCATCCAAACACAACCTCAAATAAATAAGTGTAATACTATTTTCAAATACCTGAAACTAAGACATATCTTAATCGATCATTTTAAACCATTTTCTCAACACTGCAAATGCCTATTATTCCCATCCGTTTTCTAAACATAGGACTTACCATACTCCCCCACTGATCTCTAACAGCTCTTCCACCACCAAATTCACACCTACTGCTCATCGCCACGCTAACCTAGCTCCATTAAACCGCATCCTTGCCTTCCCGTCTCAGCACCGACCTATCCGACAGTCCTCTGCTGCCTCGCCGACCTCCTTTACTGGGCCTGCTTACCGCCCGCCGGCATCCATCTGTAGTCTGTCAGCCGGAATAGGGTGGAGGCGAGCTGTCAAATAGACTGCTAAGATTTATAAGCAAAAACCTGCCAGTTAGCACTGGACGGTTCTTTTTACCATGGTCGCTAGTAATTTAGCACATCTCATGAATGTGACGACAATTCCACCAAATACCATATGCACGAAAATTTACACCACTTGCAACAGCATCCCTGTAGGTCTGATCACAAAACCTTGATAGACATTGCTTAAGAGGCCTAGACACTGCGAACACCAGATACTACTACATGTTAAGACTTGCAACAGGTTCCTATCATCAGTGGCTACAAGTACGCTGGAATGTACATCTACCGGATTTTAAGACAGGAGGGCCAAAACAAAACTGATGCCCAGCCAAAAGAACAGATCCTGCAAGTCCAACACGCTGAGGCCCAAGAGAAACACCCTTCTCCAAATAAAAATACATGATTTCTTCTGCACATAATGACTTTGCATCCGCTGGATGTAATCACTTCCTGCCTGTCGCAAGGCGTGGCTTTCCTTTTACCTCAGATTCCTATTCAAAAGAGGGAGATTCGGTGCCAAAAATAATAACAAGATAAGATTGCAAGGATGAGTTTCGTCATAATATCAATGCTGTAAACAGAGTTAACCTGAGGACTGTGGAGATAGATGGACGTCTTTGCAGTTGCAGGATTGTGGTTTTCAGCCCCACGGCTCCAGTCATAGCATACCTATTTTCCAGTACTTGTGTTTATTCCTTTGAGGATGTATAACGTGGAAGGGCTTACAAAATATTAGCATAGCCATCGAAAGGCTTTGTTACAGCAGTGCAGCACTACCTTTTAGCAAATAGAAAAGATTGGCAAATCTACACTAGTATACTAGTTTGGCtatgaatatttttttcctatACTGGATTTTGGAGCATTTATCTTGATCAAAATAGCATCATTACTCCCACATCTAAAAAATTGTTTAAAATCTAACAACACTTCATACCATTGATACAAATCAAA is part of the Phragmites australis chromosome 12, lpPhrAust1.1, whole genome shotgun sequence genome and harbors:
- the LOC133887351 gene encoding probable polygalacturonase isoform X2, whose amino-acid sequence is MKRLVVLALVLAAALGSVRGDVRRLRDQAPPGLRPHSVTITEFGAVGDGNTLNTVAFQNAVFYVRSFADKGGAQLYVPKGRWLTGSFNLTSHLTLYLEKGAVIIGAKDSSQWPIVEPLPSYGQGLDLPGPRHHSLINGYNLTDVVITGNNGVIDGQGSVWWDLLRSHELNYSRPHLVEFLYSEEIVISNLTFLNSPAWSIHPVYCSDVKVHNVTIQTSLDAPLTAGIVPDSCSKVCIEDSTISVSHEAISLKSGWDKYGISFGRSTSDIHISRVDLQSSSGAALAFGSEMSGGISDIHANHLRIHDSYKGISFKTSPGRGGYIKVVVISDVQMDDVHVGIEFTGNCSTHPDDHFDPSELPVISQITLQNMVGTNISVAGVLSGIDSDPFTAICLSNVNFSMSDSAPSSSWSCSNVSGYSKTVFPEPCTELCDPSSSSSICFSLSSYSALAVA
- the LOC133887351 gene encoding probable polygalacturonase isoform X1, with product MRAPRVVLALVLAAALGSVRGDVRRLRDQAPPGLRPHSVTITEFGAVGDGNTLNTVAFQNAVFYVRSFADKGGAQLYVPKGRWLTGSFNLTSHLTLYLEKGAVIIGAKDSSQWPIVEPLPSYGQGLDLPGPRHHSLINGYNLTDVVITGNNGVIDGQGSVWWDLLRSHELNYSRPHLVEFLYSEEIVISNLTFLNSPAWSIHPVYCSDVKVHNVTIQTSLDAPLTAGIVPDSCSKVCIEDSTISVSHEAISLKSGWDKYGISFGRSTSDIHISRVDLQSSSGAALAFGSEMSGGISDIHANHLRIHDSYKGISFKTSPGRGGYIKVVVISDVQMDDVHVGIEFTGNCSTHPDDHFDPSELPVISQITLQNMVGTNISVAGVLSGIDSDPFTAICLSNVNFSMSDSAPSSSWSCSNVSGYSKTVFPEPCTELCDPSSSSSICFSLSSYSALAVA